One segment of Bacteroides caecimuris DNA contains the following:
- a CDS encoding lipopolysaccharide biosynthesis protein: MKQITSDTNKRLTKNTIFLYVRMFLVMGVALYTSRIVLDSLGEMDFGIYNIVGGVIGMFGFLNSSMTASTQRFLIFELGRNNQKGVKRIFSLSLQTHAIISLILVLIAETIGLWFLYNKLIIPQDRFEATLWVYHCAVVSTVILIMSVPYNALIVAHEKMSAFAYISILEVLLKLGVVFFLYHWEGDKLVIYAILLLIVQGVVRLIYGIYCRRNFKAYKYSFVKDGQGMKELFFFAGWNLMGNFAGISFVQGTNIILNVFLGPLINAARGISLQVTNALNQFSINLQMALNPQITKSYAANNLDYMRKLICVSSKYTGYLLFIVCFPVCLEIDYILKLWLGDNIPEYTSSFIILSVIATGIDSISNSVMVAANATGRIKKYQMITSSCLLSMLPLGYLVLFCGGSPISVMVLSIIVAFITMIVRVILVNSMIGLSVFEYLKESVLKLMLVASVAIIIPSYCRYCLNQTFYSFVLVVILSLCSSVFFIYVLGLNHLERNMIKKYIENFQKK; this comes from the coding sequence ATGAAACAAATAACATCTGATACCAATAAACGTCTTACGAAAAATACTATTTTTCTATATGTGAGAATGTTTCTTGTAATGGGGGTGGCTTTATATACGAGCCGAATAGTTCTTGATTCATTGGGGGAGATGGATTTTGGCATTTATAATATTGTAGGAGGAGTTATAGGGATGTTTGGATTTCTAAATTCTTCTATGACTGCAAGTACACAAAGATTTCTTATTTTTGAATTAGGTAGGAATAATCAAAAGGGGGTGAAAAGAATCTTTTCATTGAGCCTTCAAACTCATGCCATAATTTCGTTGATATTGGTTCTTATTGCAGAAACAATAGGTCTATGGTTTTTATATAATAAACTCATTATTCCACAAGATAGATTTGAAGCTACTTTATGGGTTTATCACTGTGCGGTAGTGTCAACTGTAATATTGATAATGAGTGTGCCTTATAATGCTTTGATTGTTGCACATGAAAAGATGTCAGCATTTGCATATATATCTATATTGGAAGTATTGTTAAAATTGGGTGTTGTTTTCTTTTTGTACCATTGGGAAGGCGATAAATTAGTTATATATGCTATTTTATTATTGATAGTTCAAGGGGTTGTTAGATTGATTTATGGTATTTATTGCAGACGGAATTTCAAAGCCTATAAATATTCTTTTGTAAAAGATGGTCAAGGGATGAAAGAATTATTTTTTTTTGCAGGTTGGAATCTTATGGGCAATTTTGCAGGTATTTCCTTTGTTCAAGGGACTAATATTATTCTCAATGTTTTTTTGGGTCCATTAATTAATGCAGCTAGGGGAATTTCTTTACAAGTGACAAATGCGCTAAATCAATTTTCTATTAATCTACAAATGGCATTGAATCCACAAATAACTAAAAGTTATGCTGCTAATAATTTGGATTATATGAGAAAATTAATCTGTGTTAGTTCTAAGTACACTGGCTATTTGCTTTTTATAGTATGTTTCCCTGTATGCCTAGAAATAGATTATATTTTAAAATTATGGCTTGGAGATAATATTCCTGAATATACTTCTTCGTTTATTATATTGTCTGTTATTGCAACTGGGATAGATTCTATTTCAAATTCTGTAATGGTTGCAGCTAATGCGACTGGAAGGATAAAGAAATATCAAATGATTACTTCTTCGTGTTTATTGTCTATGTTACCTTTAGGATATTTGGTGTTATTTTGTGGTGGTTCTCCTATATCTGTAATGGTCCTATCTATAATTGTTGCATTTATTACAATGATAGTCCGTGTAATATTAGTTAACTCAATGATTGGTTTAAGTGTTTTTGAGTATTTAAAGGAGAGCGTATTAAAATTAATGTTGGTAGCATCAGTAGCAATTATTATACCTTCTTATTGTAGATATTGTTTGAATCAAACGTTTTATTCTTTTGTTTTAGTTGTGATTTTGAGTTTATGTTCTTCTGTTTTTTTTATATATGTATTAGGATTAAATCATTTAGAACGAAATATGATAAAAAAATATATAGAGAATTTTCAAAAGAAATAG
- a CDS encoding undecaprenyl-phosphate glucose phosphotransferase — protein MVSTTSQINKFIEFIAVLGDLIILNLVLFLLLFFWEEAFVSLPFSCRVSWMVTSLTLCYLACSGSRGKVWDSRGIRPDQLVLRVLKNIIAFFIFWACIMTFSGISIYSPFFFVAYFAFLFVILSIYRIIIREFMIAYCVKGKHRRYAVFIGGGNNMQVLYEEMENSLASSLYEVVGYFDINPNEELSSQCSYLGNPDGFSDFMSAHPGIKHVFCSLSMEEGRYNFSIMNYCENHLLYFHGVPNVCKGFPHRIWHSMVGNMPILNLRYEPLSKMENRILKRLFDIVFSGLFLVTVFPFVYLIVGSIIKLTSPGPVFFKQMRTGLNGVDFVCYKFRSMRVNDEADSKQATADDPRKTKFGNFLRRSNIDELPQFINVFKGDMSIVGPRPHMLAHTETYARLIDKYMVRHFIKPGVTGWAQTHGFRGETKELSQMEERVKADIWYMEHWTMLLDIYIIYKTVVNVIVGEKNAY, from the coding sequence ATGGTATCAACCACTAGCCAAATCAATAAATTCATAGAATTTATTGCAGTTTTAGGAGATCTGATCATCCTGAACCTGGTTTTATTCTTGCTCCTTTTCTTTTGGGAAGAAGCCTTTGTTTCTTTGCCTTTTTCCTGCCGGGTTTCCTGGATGGTGACTTCGTTGACCCTCTGTTATCTTGCCTGTTCCGGCTCCCGCGGGAAGGTCTGGGACAGTCGTGGGATTCGTCCCGACCAACTAGTGTTGCGTGTGTTGAAGAATATAATAGCGTTTTTCATCTTTTGGGCATGTATCATGACCTTCAGTGGAATCTCTATCTATTCTCCGTTCTTCTTTGTCGCTTATTTTGCCTTCCTCTTTGTCATTTTAAGCATTTACCGCATTATCATCCGTGAATTTATGATAGCTTATTGTGTTAAGGGCAAGCACCGTCGTTATGCCGTCTTTATAGGAGGTGGCAATAACATGCAGGTATTGTATGAAGAGATGGAGAATTCCCTGGCATCCTCGTTGTATGAGGTTGTAGGTTATTTTGACATCAACCCGAATGAGGAGCTTTCCTCGCAATGTTCCTATCTGGGTAATCCCGACGGATTTTCAGACTTTATGTCTGCACATCCGGGAATCAAGCATGTTTTTTGCTCCCTGTCGATGGAGGAGGGGCGTTATAATTTCTCTATCATGAATTATTGTGAGAACCACTTGCTTTATTTTCATGGTGTTCCCAATGTCTGCAAAGGTTTTCCCCATCGTATCTGGCACAGTATGGTTGGCAATATGCCTATATTGAATCTGCGTTATGAGCCTTTGAGTAAGATGGAGAACCGTATCTTGAAACGTCTGTTCGATATTGTTTTCTCCGGTCTTTTTCTGGTAACAGTTTTTCCTTTTGTTTATCTCATCGTTGGAAGTATCATCAAGTTGACTTCTCCCGGTCCTGTATTCTTTAAGCAGATGCGTACCGGTTTGAACGGTGTGGATTTTGTGTGTTACAAATTCCGCTCGATGAGAGTGAACGATGAAGCCGACAGCAAACAGGCTACGGCTGATGATCCCCGTAAAACAAAATTTGGAAACTTCCTTCGTCGTTCTAATATTGACGAACTTCCCCAGTTTATCAATGTCTTTAAGGGCGATATGTCAATAGTTGGTCCCCGTCCTCATATGTTGGCTCATACGGAGACTTATGCCCGTTTGATTGATAAGTATATGGTGCGGCATTTTATAAAACCCGGGGTCACAGGTTGGGCTCAAACGCATGGTTTCCGTGGTGAAACAAAGGAACTTTCCCAGATGGAGGAACGTGTGAAGGCTGATATTTGGTATATGGAGCATTGGACAATGCTGCTTGATATATATATCATTTATAAGACGGTGGTGAATGTGATTGTAGGGGAGAAGAATGCGTATTAG